Within the Verrucomicrobiia bacterium genome, the region CTGCGCGGCAGGGCAGCCCTACCACGTCCTAGATTGTCGGTTGTCTCTGCGGCACTGATGGAGCGTTCACAGTTCATGTCGCCATTGAAAATATTGCGCGAATGCCCGCACTTTTGGGATGACGCCAAGTAACCGCTTGCCCAGAAAATCGCTTTGCAGTAGCTTCTGGTCATGGACAGTGACTTGCCACCAGATACCAATGTGCCGCCGATCGCCGCACCGCCGCCGCCGCCGATTCATCGGCCGCCCCCGGTGATTCCCCTGCCTCCGACACCTCCACCGCTGCCGCCGCGCGCGCCTCGCTCGGGAGCGGGACTTAAAATTTTCGCGGTTTTGCTGGTGGTCATTTTGGCGGTTAGCCTGCTCGTCAATCTTCAATATTTTGTGCGCAGCTTTGCTGGGAATCGCGTGAAGTTGACCGGCGGTGACAGTTACGGCCCGCGCATGGACGAGACGACGGTTAAGGAAAGCGAGATTTCCACGACCAATAAAATTGTAATGATTCCGGTTGAAGGCGTCATCAGTGGCGAGGCCGCTCAGCAAGGCGGCTATAGCATTGTCACGCTGGTCAAAGAGGAATTGAAGCGCGCGAAGGAAAATGACGATGTTCGCGCGGTCATCTTAAAAGTGGATTCGCCGGGTGGAGAAGTGCTGGCATCCGATGAAATTGCGAAGGCCATCCGCAAATTTGAAAATTCGTGCGACAAGCCGGTCGTGGTCAGCATGGGCAGCCTCGCGGCTTCCGGCGGCTATTATATATCTGCGCCGTGCGACTGGATCGTAGCGAATGAATTGACGATTACGGGAAGCATCGGCGTGATCATGCACGGGCTGAATTATCGCGGCTTGCTCGACAAGATCGGCGTGCGGCCAGAAGTTTTCAAGAGCGGCAAGTATAAGGACATGCTCAGTCCGACCAAGACTCCCGATGAAGAATCGCCGGAGGAAAAGGAAATGATCCAGAACATGATCAACGAAACTTTTGGCAAGTTCAAAAGTGTGGTGGCCGACGGGCGGCGCACGTCGTTTGAACGTGATCACGGAAAAATGTTGAGCCCCGATTGGCAGGATTATGCCGATGGCCGCATCCTTTCCGGCAAGGAAGCTTACA harbors:
- the sppA gene encoding signal peptide peptidase SppA, which encodes MDSDLPPDTNVPPIAAPPPPPIHRPPPVIPLPPTPPPLPPRAPRSGAGLKIFAVLLVVILAVSLLVNLQYFVRSFAGNRVKLTGGDSYGPRMDETTVKESEISTTNKIVMIPVEGVISGEAAQQGGYSIVTLVKEELKRAKENDDVRAVILKVDSPGGEVLASDEIAKAIRKFENSCDKPVVVSMGSLAASGGYYISAPCDWIVANELTITGSIGVIMHGLNYRGLLDKIGVRPEVFKSGKYKDMLSPTKTPDEESPEEKEMIQNMINETFGKFKSVVADGRRTSFERDHGKMLSPDWQDYADGRILSGKEAYKLGFVDEVGDFDDAVERAKQLAHIKRADVVTYQEVFDLSNLLHIFGESNAKSVKVELGVDIPKLHAGYLYFISPTYLQ